The window aactcacgccctgaccaaatcAAAATAGAGAACAAAAAAGGAACttaggtcaggacgtgacagtagagctcatcactccccctaactgggagggggccagagacaattactgctgtagagctcatcactccccctaactgggagggggccagagacaattacacgatgccgacacatctttctatctgatttacacgctgaagctatgttgcgcttggtgacctctgactgtttcatcctaacatcgttggtgccgataacaatatctctatactctctacacttgcCAGTTTTAGCTGTAGCccgcaccatcttcagattagccttaacgtcggtagccttGCCCCCTGGTAAACACTGTATGATTTCTGGATGATTCCTTTTAAGTATAATACTACGGGTAATGGAGTTGCCAATTattagggttttcaatttgtccgAGCTAATGGTCggaggcttcggcgtctcagaccctgtaacgggaggaggagagaccagagaaggctcggccactgactccgactcgctacttaatgTGGAGAactggttgaaagtttctgtcggctgaatgagcgacaccggttgagcgttcctacagcatttccctccagaagacatgagaaagttgtccggctgagGGGACTGTGTGAGGGGAtatatactactatctgtacttactggttctacagacgctgtttcatcctttcctacactgaaattgcCCATGGCCAACCACCATCCTATGGCCACTGCACATACTGAAATCAATCcctgcccactgggcacagacatgaATTCAATGTCAACAATATGttggaaaaaacaacaacaacgttgattcaaccagtgttggCCCAGTGGGTGTAAAACTCTGCAGTAAAACTTTTTTCAACTGGGCTCTTCACTCCTGCAGTTTGTATATGAATTGTATATGACACCTTCACTTGTAGTGTATTAAAAGTAGTACTCTTTTAAATGTAATGTTCAGTTAAATTATGTATTTAGATATTGGTTCTATTACCCTGTAAACAGTCTAAAAGCTGCTCGAATGAGTGACTGTTATCCACACTTTGGTTTTGGTTCTCAGGGCCAACAAACAATAATGTTATCATTTTCAGACAAACACGTTACTTCCTTCAgcacactactacaacactgtgaATGTTTTGGAATAAAATGTTCAATACATTTCCTTTAACATCctctgtgttgtgttattgtttaACCATTGATATGTTCCAGGTCATTTTGAGAACATCAGGTACTGCTGGAATATCTACCAATAGCATGTCCATCTTTATGTGATAAATTACACTGGTCCCTGTTCAAAACATTTATAAGGTATTATAAAGTATGTAAAGTCTTCACTTTAGATTAGGGACTGCAAGACGACTGTACTAATGATTAGTAAATAGTTTATACATTAATTCATTAAACATCTTATGAACCATTTACTAATCCATTATACATAATTTATTACAAAGTGTTattataaagtgttaccaatCTCTACATTAATTCAGACTCCACAGCATCTGAGAGAGGTGCTCttgcagcgtagcctagtggttatagcgttggactaggacctggaaggttgcaagttcaaacccccgagctgactaggtacaaaactgtcgttctgcccctgaacaggcagttaacccactgttccaaggccgtcattgaaaataagaatttgttcttaactgacttacctagttaaataaaggtaaaaaaaataaaattaaaaaaagaccCCTGACCTGGCAGCAGTGATGTAGGGAGAGTAATGGTAGCTGCAGTCTCCACCACTGTTGTGCTTAATCATTAATGCATATTGTAGTTATTTATATATGTGAGAATCCCTAACTGACAAAACATTTACAAATGTGGGAGTAATGATTCATATATAGTGAACAAACTGTAAATTCCTTTACAAATGGTTTATTACTTAACATAATAAAGTGTGACCCTGAATTTCATATTATTGCATTTTACCCTCAATTACTTACACAAAACACCATTGAGATATACTTGGACGTTATGTGAAATCATGCAGTATTGTACATTTCAACTTTACTACACTTGATGAAGACGTTGTGTCACAAATGAGCCactagagggaggtgtttaacaACGTATAGAACGACTCAAGACGTCCTCAGAATGTACTATTAGAACGTTTTCAAAATGTACTTTTAGAATACTTACatactattattattaaataACATGGAACAACCACAGCCTTAGGTTTTTGGAGTACACAATCCACAATGATTACAATGTCTTTTATAAAACAAGCGTATGCCTTCTCCAAGTCATTCAAATCCAATCTATCCAAATCATTCTGAATCAACATCACATATATCTATGGTGACAACACTGAGAATAGTAATGTCAGTGTATTGTTACAAGAAATAAATAATTACaacaattgtaaaaaaataaatatatccaaCCTATGTTTGTGAAAGTAGGGAATACAATTAAAGGAACTTCAGATTTAAAATAAGTTTAGCTGTCACTTTGAACCATGGATAAAAGAAAGCATAAATTAGTGGATTTATTAAGGAATTAACAAGTGGCAGAAAACGGATAAAATATGATAATAAATTATCACTTAAAAAAgacaaaaataataaaataaatagtgTTGGAATCCAACAAATGAAATAGTTGACAACAACAATAGCTAGAGTTTTTGCTGCTTTTCTCTCAGACTTATTTGCCTGTACAGTTTGAACACCAGACACACTGGCAGCCTCTTTTGAAAACACCTTTCTGGCCTGTGATCTGGCCACCACAAAGATTTTCATATAAAGTGTTATAATAACAGAGCACGGGACAACCATTGTAAATAGAAGGTCAATTATATTACCCCAGACTGACCCTTGAACAATAAAACATTCTTTCAAACACCTACTGGGTACCAGTACATTTGCAACATTTTCTATATTAGCAGCACGGTATATGATACAACAACACCAGGTAATGGATATACAACACATCATTCTTGTTATTGTTACTTTAGAGTGGTACAATAAGGGATCACACACAGCAACATAGCGGTCAATAGATATCAAGACCAAATTACCCAGAGATAAAGAAGTACATAAACAAGCAATGTAGGCatgaaacacacagaaatattccCCAAAACCCCAGCATGATTCCATTATTGCTACAGTCATTACTGGTATCACAATCAGTCCCACCAGGAGATCTGACGCAgccagagagaggatgagcaggTTGGTTGGAGTGTGGAGCTGCTTGaagtgagagatggagatgatCACCAGTACATTCAAAAATACTGTAACTGCTGAAATCAATGAGAAGAAGATGTACAGTGTTATGTAGATAGATGTTGATAGCAAAGCCTTTCTGCAAGAAGAGTTTCCGTCTTGAAAACAGTATTGAACATCTTCATGTTTCTCCATTTGTAATAAAAGGTACAAATGCTGAGGTCCTTCGCCTGCTTGGTCCTGTGTGTGACCCTGTCATGTCCGCCTTCTGACAAACTCTGAGCTCTGCCTCTCTATTTATCCCTGAGTTGCTGACAGAAACTCCCCTCCCCAGAGTCTCTCTgcacatagacacacaaacacacacacatggacacctGAGCACGGTTGGTTAAACAAATTATTTGTGACAGCATGATGTAATGAATTGCTGTGCCCACCTAGCCTGTCCTTCAGCCTTATTGATAGTTAGAGATGAGATTGTTTTCACCTTTTTAATTTGTTCGTTTCCCAGGGGGGCATTATTGGAAATATGAATTGGTTCATAACTGACTCGCCTTCTTGTAACTAGGGGGTAGTATTTAAATTTTttgaaaaataacgttcccaaattaaacgggctattttgtcaggacaagatgctagaatatgcatataattgacagcttaggataggaaacactctaaagtttccaaaactgtaaaaatattgtctgtgagtataacagaactgatattgcaggcaaaagcctgagaaaaatccaatccagaAGTAACTtgtgttttgaaagctctgcgctccgatgcgtccctattgagcagtgaatgggctatcaaccagattcatttttctatgtattccccaaggtgtctataGCATGTTGACGTAGTgtcacgcctttatgttgaagaatgagcgtaagcgactacattgcgtaagtggtcacatgatggctctcagggtgattcttgcgtaaaatacagaggtagccatttttcctctcggtcctactgaaaagccaattgtcccggtggatatattatcgaatagatttttgaaaaacaccttgaggattgattacaaaaaacttttgccatgtttctgtcgatattatggagctaatttggaatatttttcagagTTGTCATGAcccaatttccggtcgatttctcagccaaatgtgaagaacaaacggagctatttcgcctacaaaaataatatttgttgAAAAAAttaacattggctatctaactgggagtctcgtgagtgaaaacatccgaagctcatcaaaggtaaacgatttaatttgactgcttttctgattttcgggaccaggttgcctgctgctagctaggcataatgctatgctaggctatctataaacttacacaaatgcctgtcttgctttggctgtaaagcatattttcaaaatctgagatgacagggtgattaacaaaaggctaagctgtgtttcaatatacttcacttgtgatttcatgaataggaatattttcttgtaatatttatgtctgttgcgttatgctatttcgtgtcagatgatgacaatgCTCTCGGACCCGGGATGGGTAGTTACAacaggttcaatttaaaaaactTTAAAGTACATTTTCTCAAATGAGCACTTTAATGGGGAAAATATAGTATGTCGTTGTTTTCGTCACTCAAAGGCTGTTTTACATGGGAAATAGGATAACTGTGTAAGGCTGTTATGGGTGATGTTAGTGCTCAGTTTGGAACATATTCCACAACTTCCGGTGACGTGACGGCACACCATATGTCAGCTAGTCAGTGTGTAGGAAAGTTGACTTTAGGGAAGTTGAAATGGCATAAGTTGATGCTGCCCTACAAAGGCAACGTGCAGAAACTACGAATTTGATCTGTTGTAACGGATCTGATTAATATGTTATTTGTTTCCTGACACAGGAACAAGCCAGTTGATCAGAAAAAATATCATGCGGTATCAGAAAGTGCTATCTGTCtctcacgacttccgccgaagtcggtccctctccttgtttggcggtcgacgtcaccggccttctagccatcgccgatccacttttcattttccatttgttttgtctttgtcttacacacctggtttcaatcccccaattacttgttcattatttaaccctctgttcccccatgtttgtttgtgagtaattGTTTTTATGTAAATCGGTCCGTTTATGTGGGCTCgctatattgtattgtatttgtctATTTTGAGTAAAATATGTTTATTTACtaatatctgctgtcctgcgcctgactcctcttcACCAGCTGCACTCAAACCACCATCACAGAATAACTCACCCaaagaatggagtcagcaggagcagacaCCCTCCCTGTGGCGATAGAGGAGCGCGTCCAGCAGCACGCGACCATATTGCAACATCTGGGCACCGCCATGGATCACGTGCTGCAGAAGATGGATcgttgggagagaggaggaggtcgtccagcgcctccaccagccCCACTACAGCAGGCCCCACTGTCCACCCCTCCTTCACCCGGTCCCAGTGGGATTTGGCTCACGCTCCCgagggagtatgatgggacggctgccggatgccaggggttcctactccagcttgAGCTCCGCCCGGCTCCTTCAGGATGTGAGAGCGTGTCTGCCCTTGTCTCCTGCCTCTCAGGCAAAGCCCTGGAGTGTGCCAACGCCGCATGGAGTGAGGGAGACGTGGCCTTGGACCATTACGCAGAGTTCACCCTCCTCTTTCGGGCAGTTTTCGACCACCCGCCTGAGGGTCGAGCGTCAGGGTGAACGTCTGTTCCACCTGAGGCAGGGGGCGAGCAGCTCGCAGGACCTTGCTTTGCTTGCTTTACTTAGGGTGACCGGAGGAGGGGCCCTTccctgcaccatctgtggccgcagagggccCACTGCTGGTCGGGGCTGGGGATGTTCCTcagggagtcgaggcagcaggcagggcactatcgtgtcaccccaggtgagtcggcaccaggctcacccagagccccctgttgctcacatgtatgtgtttattcaatttcctgagttttcccgcattcccagcataaggcgctcgtagattcaggcgcagctgggaattttattgaccgttcatttgcccatagtttagggatTCCCCTTGTTCCTGTAGATATTTCCATCTCTGTGCATGCcgtagatagtcgaccattagggtcagcgCTGAATAGGGCGGCCACCGCTCCACTAAGCATGGTTACGCAGGAGGGTCACTTCCTTTCtgattctcctgcgtttcccggtgctgggcctaccctggttctggttggcctgtcatgaccccactattttgtggcaacagagggctctcaagaGGGGTCACGAGAGTGCTCAGGAAGGTTTATgggggtttccatcggtgcgactacggtggaaagtTCAGATCAGGTCTCCACTGTGCGCATCCCCTCAGAATATGCCAATTTGGCTTTCGCCTTCTGTAAGAACAGGGTGactaaattaccacctcatcgacgggggattgtgcgataaatctcctggtagacgctgcacttcccaggagttaAGTGTGtcctctgtcacaggaggagacggtggctatggaaacatatgtctctgaatccctgggTCAGtgatacattcggccctccacttcacctgcctcctcaagttaattttttgtgaagaagaaggatgggggtctgcgcccgtgtattgactatcgggatcaatcagatcactgtgaggtacagctaCCCGCTGCCTCTCATTGCCAGTGTGATCGAGTCAATGCAGGGggtgcgcttcttcacaaaattggatctcaggaacGCTTACAATCTGttgcgtatccgggagggggatgagtggaagacggcatttagtaccccctcagggcactatgaatacctcgtcatgccgtacgggttgatgaatgctccatcggTCTTCCAGGTCTTTGTTGATGAGATTTTCCGGGACCTGCATGGGCAGGGTCTAGTGGTGTATaccgatgacattctgatatactcagCTACACGCGCCAAGCAtatgtccctggtgcgcagggtgcttggtcgactattagagcatgacctgtacatcaaggctgagaaatgtctgttcttccaacagtctgtctccttcctagggtaccgcatttccacGTCAGTGGTGGAGATgtagagtgaccgcatttccataTCCTGGAAAACCTTGTTCAAAAAATGATTGGAAGATGGCGGGGGTGTTCATAAGGCCACAGGGCATGAACAGGTTTTCGTAGTGCCCTTGTGCGGTGATAAAGGCAATCTCTATTTGTCGCTTTCACGTATACGGACAAGGTTATATGCACTTTGgatgtctagtattgtatagatgCCTTTTGGGGCCCACTTGTTCAAGGGTCGCTGTGACCAGAGGAAGAGGGAACGGTTCTTGACCGTCGTGTCATTCAGGGAACGTTAATCAATACATGGTCTGAGACCACTGTCCTTTTTTCCAACGAAGAAGAAGCTGGACGCAGCCGGGAAGAAGGTCGAATGAAACCGTTTGAGTGTTTCATCAATGTAGTTCTCCATTGCCTCATTTTCCAGGATAGATATCAGGTAAACACGACCCTTCGGTGGGGACACTCCAGGGACTAAGTCAATAGCACAGTCCCCTGGGCGATTTGGTGGCAGAATGGAGGCCTTGATTTTGCTGAAGACATTGCTGTGCTGGGCATATTCAGACGGTATGGCGAATGGCACTGCAGAGGCAGATTCCTCAATGGTGGTGGCTCTGTAGggtaggctgagacaactggTGAAGCAGGTAgaagaccaggacagtagttcacCTTGTCGCCACGAGTTGGCAGGGTCATGACGACAAACCAGGGGTGTCCGAGGATGAGTGACTGTTTGGGAAATGAGAGTTCCGTGAGTTGAATGGTTTAGTGTGGAAGACTCCAATCTGGACAGTGACGCTGTGCCATGTGCTTAATGAAGCCCGTGCCCAATGGCTGCCCGTCCAGGTTGTTTATCCGTAAGGGAGGGGTGACAGGTGTTAGATCAATGTCAAGCTCTTGTACTACCTGGTGATCAATAAAACTACCTGCTGCTCCCGAATCTATGAATCCCTCTACATACTTAGTAACCCCCTTCATGGTTATCAATACTTGGATGGACAATTGCTTCTGGGAGATATTTAGAAAGAAGGACACGCCTACCTGCATGGCAGCGGAGAGACACTTCTCATTTCTCTGCGGGGAGCGAACAGGGCAATGGCTGCGTAGATGATCTTTCCCTCCACAGTATAGGCAGAGCCCTTCTTGGATCCACCTTTGACATTCAATAGACGGGAGAGGAGCATGGCACAATTGCATGGGCTCTGGAAGAATCAGATGGGATCATGGAATGAGAAGGTTTCGGGTTCCTGGGTGGCAGAGTTCTTCGGaggtagttctgcccctgaacaaggcagataacccactgttcctagaccagcagTGATGGTGCTCCGGTGGTGGTGTTGATTCCTCTAGCCGGGGAGGCCTAGAGCTGTGGTGGTCAGGAGAGTAGCATTGGTACCAGTGCTCCAGCAGTGTTGACTCAGGCCAGGAGGGCCTAGAATACACCCTCCTGAGTACGCCCTCCTGATCTCTTGCTGCTCGTGATGTAGGTACTCATATTCCCTCATCAGCTCACAACTAGTGTGGGTGTGGTCACTTCCTGACCACTAAAGAGGCCTGGAGCAGGGCTGGTGGTCTCTTAGATGAGAGAGGTGTGTAGGCAACTCATCTTAATCATGCGCATGATGGCTTCTTGTGGCGGTGTGGGCTGAGTTGGGTGGTGACAGCAGCCCAATACGTCTTAGGGATGCAAGTTAACTAATCTGCATCCTGGGGTGCGGAAACAACTCCTCTTCTGGGTACTTCAACATCTCAAATATAGCAGATCAGAATCACACGATACGAAGGACCATGCAAAAACTATTGGTCACTAAATTCTGAGAAATTAAATACTCAATACCATAACAATACTACAGCGAAAAAATGCCTTAACCTCTTGGGTAGGGGCAGTATTTTAGATGAATGAGGTGCCCAATTTAAAGTCCATGTAAAAACTGTTGGTCACTAAATCCGTCTCGAAAGACCATGAAAACTATTAGTTGCTACCTCCGGAGAAATGACAGCGCATGTAAAAAATCTGTTGATCACTAAATAGGGCGGTATTGGCAACTCCAACATAAAAAATAGTAACagccatacagtagaacatataGCTGAAACTTGTCAAAGTAACATGAAGTAATTAGTGATCATTACCTACAATATTATTACTAATCCTTCAAGCTGTATTTAGTGACCAACAGTTCTTTACATTGTATGTAGTTTTTCCGGATTTAATCTCAAGTAGTTTTTACAAGACCTTTACTTGCTTTCTGTATAGGTTAAATGGTCTCATCATGAAGGCATTTAGTTAAAATGGGATTCATATCTCTCTGATGGACACCCTGTGTTTTTATTACATGTTTAtttgatctttgtccccgtgCCCTTACACGGCACAACGTAATTTGGGTAAAATAAAaaccctattacgcattcctgcatcTGTCTCCCGATCCTTTATGCCAACATGACACATATTTTCTTCTTTCAACTCTATACTTCAAAAGTTTGGATATGAAATCAGACTTTTGACCCATATTCATATCAGttgaaccatttagaaattacatcACTTTTTGTACAAAGTCTTCCCATTTTAGGGAAGCAAAAGTAtaaggacaaattcacttatgtttttactactttaatacacacacaattgCTTTccgtcgatgtgcccttgagtaaggcacttaaccctaattgttcttgtaagtcactctggataagagcgtctgctaaatgacagacAAAAACGACATATTTCACCTCTGAATGATTCTTAGAGAGCATATTACATCAGCAAAACTCAACCTGTGCTCTGTGACTGATGTCACTGGGACTATGTTGTCTCTACTGTGTAACTCTTTAATTATGTTAGTTTTGACTTGGTTAAGTTTCTGACACCTGAGGGTGCTGTTATCACCTGTATGCAAAGCTCTGGAACAATGAGGTCCAAAACTCTAAGGAATTCTACCAATTAAAGGTGTTGGAGACACACAAATGCTTTCCTCCAGGGCCCTAATAAGGCCCCAATACAGCATAAACATTCAAAGTGAACCTGCAGTGAACATAAGTACAGTTCTATTGTCATTTGTGTGAGTACAACTTCCATTAGGCCTCAGACTCAGTACAACCCTCACCTCTGAACTAGCCTTCCCTGCACAGGTCAAGAATCCCACATCTGAATCATGACTCTGTCACAGGTGGGATCTGAACCGTGGTACCCTGAATGGAAAACCAACATCTTAACCAATAGTCCAAGAGGGTCTTTCCTCTTGGACTATTGGTTAAGATGTTGGTTTTCCATTCAGTTGGGATTCCACCCAAGGTGACACTGATTTAGAAGTACCAGGCAGGGCTACCTCATCATGAGAGCATGAGTCTGACTCACCTCTGCTACACATTTTCCAGTTAAGTCCATTAGCAGATGGGGGGGGGATTGTGGCATTAATAAAGATAATCATGAAGAGGAAGGTTTTCAGACTAAACCTCCCCCTAACCTCACTGAAGTCTCAATCCTACACCCCTCTTTATAGTGTTTTTGATAAATAACAAGACATATTCACAAGTACAGAACTGAAAAGATTTTTTTTCATGAGGCCTCTGAGTTGGCACATCCTGATTTCATGGGGCATGTTCCAGGATCAACACATATATAATATGATCCAGGGTCAATATAGACATATCTAACATACCAAAAGACTCTCGTGTGACCCCCTCTCGTGTGACCCCCTCTCGTGTGACCCCCTCTCGTGTGACCCCCTCTCGTGTGACCCCTGCAGCAGTGAAGTTGTGAGAACACAAGTAGTGAGAGTACACCTCCATTTTGTACTATTCTAAGGTTGTTGTTAATATACCATGTACCTGCAGGCTGTACTCCTTGGCTGCATTGCTGGAGGCTGTCTTAAGTTATTTAGAGCATGTACGAGAGTTTTGCAGCAATGTGTCAAATAGATTAGAGCCCAGGGTGGCCGTGTGGCGCTGCATCACTGACCTTGGGTTGTGGCTAATAGTGTGGAGTTGCCTGAAGGTTAGCAATTATGCCCTTAAAGGGAAGTTACACTCAAAAGCTGTCCTTAGTTATTTTGTTTACTAGTCCAATGTAGACGCAGTCCCACAATTATTTGTATGTCTGTTGTCAActtttcaagatattggactttcaagaatCAAAGTGTCACCGGCCACAGCATCACACAGTATGATGATTTGCATCATCATGATGATGTAGCCATCAACACTTTGATTCTTGGTTTTGAGTGACATTTCCCTTTAAAGCTGGAATCTGTAGCGTTGAAACTGACATGTCCGTTTGCGATATTACACGTgcgattgtcacaccctgatctgtttcacctgtcgttgagcttgtctccaccccactccaggtgtcgcccatcttcccattATCTCCTGTGTATTCATACCTgggttctctgtttgtctgttgacagtttgtcttgtcttgtcaggtcttacaAGCATTCTATTCCGCTTTCCTGTTTCTCTAGTTCTGTTTCATAGTTTTTCCCGAACTTTCTTAGACACTACATatccaaagtatgtggacagctgctcgaggaacatctcattccaaaatcacgggcattaatatggaattggtccgcCCTTTTCCTCTATAATagcccccactcttctgggaaggctttccactagatgttggataaATGCCGTTGGGACTTCCATTCGGATTCCATTCTGCCACAAGACCAATAGTGAAGTTGGtcattgatgttgggcgattaggcctggctcacagtcctcATTCCATTTCATCCCCAAGGTGTGCGACAGGgtcgaggtcagggctctgtgcaggccagtcaggttcttcaacacagatctcgacaaacctatttctgaatggacctcactttgttcaCAGGAGCATTTTTgtgctggaacaggaaagggccttccccaaaatgCTTTCAcaagtctagaatgtcattgtctgttgtagagttaagatttcctttcactggaactaaggggtctagctcaacccatgaaaaacagccccgaaccattattcctcctccaccaaactttaccgttcacactatgcattggggcaggtagcgttctcctgacatCCGCCAAATCTGCTTTGTCACTCCAGAGAAGGCatttttcactgctccagagtccaacggaGGCGTGCTTTACACCACTCGAGACGACACtaggcattgcgcatggtgattttaggcctTTGTGCGGCTAATATTTAGTaatgctttgatgcacctgtactgacctcgccttttaattttttattttttatttattttacctttatttaaccaggcaagtcagttaagaacacattcttattttcaatgacggcctgggaacaatgggttaactgcctgttcaggggcagaatgacagatttgtaccttgtcagctcaggggtttgaactcacaaccttccggtta of the Oncorhynchus masou masou isolate Uvic2021 chromosome 10, UVic_Omas_1.1, whole genome shotgun sequence genome contains:
- the LOC135546887 gene encoding trace amine-associated receptor 13c-like; its protein translation is MEKHEDVQYCFQDGNSSCRKALLSTSIYITLYIFFSLISAVTVFLNVLVIISISHFKQLHTPTNLLILSLAASDLLVGLIVIPVMTVAIMESCWGFGEYFCVFHAYIACLCTSLSLGNLVLISIDRYVAVCDPLLYHSKVTITRMMCCISITWCCCIIYRAANIENVANVLVPSRCLKECFIVQGSVWGNIIDLLFTMVVPCSVIITLYMKIFVVARSQARKVFSKEAASVSGVQTVQANKSERKAAKTLAIVVVNYFICWIPTLFILLFLSFLSDNLLSYFIRFLPLVNSLINPLIYAFFYPWFKVTAKLILNLKFL